From a single Phragmites australis chromosome 7, lpPhrAust1.1, whole genome shotgun sequence genomic region:
- the LOC133924187 gene encoding protein SMAX1-LIKE 3-like, whose translation MRAGGCAVQQSLTADAATVVKQAVSLAQRRGNAQVTPLHVASSMLAAPAGLLRAACLRSHSHPLQCKALELCFNVALNRLPASAAVASSPLLGGHGHHHHYYAPSLSNALVAAFKRAQAHQRRGSAESQQQPVLAVKIELEQLVVSILDDPSVSRVMREAGFSSTQVKANVEQAVCSTAATAATATPNQNPNPRSIGTASPPQETKAKRPLDQVRDEDVAAILDCLASQRKRRVVVVAESTTTVEALARAAVDKIKRGEAKHDALRGVQVVSLRVSSFRDMPKEEAERRLAELRCLVKGRGKVLLVVEDLKWVAEFWAGHVQSGRRGYYCAIEHVVTEVRALSCAGGREHGLCWLVGFGTYQAYMKCRAGEPSLESMWGLQTLTVPAGSLALSLTCAFDDSALGTLNQSMKASSDTDGNGPASCWPLLGGSQLISRCCGDCSASRIDTKAALPRPFVSSSSLPSWLQHCRDQEPTHLTDLGKTWSSIFSKPSERMTLHFSAPVSPVSSISSYEHGHQLHQPRQSWLPADLEAKHPWKPKCETSGKAKSHDSGASNGSVEVECRAKFKELNAENLKVLCGALEKEVPRQKEIVPEIASTVLQCRSGIAKRRDKSRSTDAKEETWMFFLGGDAEGKEMVARELANLVFGSRKNFMSIRFGASSPSSSGSSEEQWSKRPRTSPAGELAYLERLYEAISENPHRVILLEDVEQADRNCTLSIKEAIESGVVRNHAGDEVGVADAIIILSCESFDARSRACSPPTKRMKVEMNEAKEEQTSDHEHNEAGASSSSPCFDLNVNVESDQADERNFGDVCLLTAVDRTLFFRRRENL comes from the exons ATGAGGGCCGGGGGGTGCGCGGTGCAGCAGTCGCTGACGGCGGACGCGGCGACGGTGGTGAAGCAGGCGGTGAGCCTGGCGCAGCGGCGCGGGAACGCGCAGGTGACGCCGCTGCATGTGGCGAGCTCCATGCTGGCCGCGCCCGCGGGGCTCCTGCGCGCGGCGTGCCTCCGGTCGCACTCCCACCCGCTCCAGTGCAAGGCGCTGGAGCTCTGCTTCAACGTCGCGCTCAACCGCctccccgcctcggccgcggTCGCCTCGTCGCCGCTGCTTGGAGgccacggccaccaccaccactactacGCGCCGTCCCTGTCCAACGCGCTCGTCGCAGCATTCAAGCGCGCGCAGGCTCATCAGCGGCGCGGCTCCGCTGAGAGCCAGCAGCAGCCGGTGCTCGCCGTCAAGATCGAGCTCGAGCAACTCGTCGTATCAATCCTCGACGACCCCAGCGTCAGCCGCGTCATGCGTGAGGCCGGCTTCTCCAGCACCCAGGTGAAGGCCAACGTGGAGCAGGCCGTGTGCAGCACCGCAGCCACCGCGGCCACGGCCACCCCGaaccaaaaccctaaccctagaaGCATCGGCACTGCAAGTCCACCTCAAGAAACCAAAGCCAAGCGCCCACTGGACCAAGTGCGCGACGAAGATGTTGCGGCCATCCTGGACTGCTTGGCCTCCCAGAGAAAGAGGAGGGTCGTGGTCGTCGCCGAGAGCACAACCACGGTCGAGGCCTTGGCGCGCGCGGCTGTGGACAAGATCAAGAGAGGCGAGGCGAAGCACGACGCACTGCGTGGTGTGCAGGTCGTCAGCCTCCGCGTCTCGTCGTTCCGGGACATGCCAAAGGAGGAGGCGGAGCGGCGACTCGCCGAGCTGCGGTGCCTTGTCAAGGGCAGGGGGAAGGTGCTGCTGGTCGTGGAGGACCTCAAGTGGGTGGCCGAGTTCTGGGCCGGCCACGTCCAGAGCGGGAGGAGAGGGTACTACTGCGCCATCGAGCACGTCGTCACCGAGGTGCGCGCCCTGTCGTGTGCCGGCGGCCGCGAGCACGGCCTCTGCTGGCTCGTCGGGTTTGGGACGTACCAGGCCTACATGAAGTGCAGGGCAGGGGAACCGTCGCTGGAGAGCATGTGGGGGCTCCAGACGCTCACCGTGCCCGCCGGCAGCCTCGCGCTGAGCCTCACCTGCGCCTTCGACGACAG TGCTCTAGGCACACTCAATCAGTCCATGAAAGCGAGCTCTGACACGGATGGGAACGGACCGGCGTCTTGCTGGCCGCTTTTGGGCGGTAGCCAGCTGATCTCCAGATGCTGCGGCGATTGCTCTGCCTCGAGGATTGACACGAAAGCGGCATTGCCGCGGCCATTCGTCTCGTCGTCGAGCCTCCCTTCTTGGCTTCAGCACTGCCGCGATCAG GAGCCTACACATCTCACGGATCTTGGCAAGACATGGAGCTCCATCTTTAGCAAACCGTCAGAGCGGATGACGTTGCATTTCTCCGCGCCAGTGTCTCCGGTCTCCTCCATATCTTCCTACGAGCACGGCCACCAGTTGCACCAGCCACGCCAGTCATGGCTCCCCGCCGATCTCGAAGCCAAGCACCCGTGGAAACCTAAGTGCGAGACCAGCGGGAAGGCCAAATCTCACGACTCCGGCGCTTCGAACGGTTCCGTGGAGGTGGAATGCCGTGCCAAGTTCAAGGAGCTCAACGCCGAGAACCTGAAGGTGCTCTGTGGCGCGTTGGAGAAGGAAGTGCCACGGCAGAAGGAGATTGTCCCCGAAATCGCGAGCACCGTCCTGCAGTGCCGCTCGGGGATCGCAAAGAGGCGCGACAAGTCGAGGTCGACAGACGCGAAGGAAGAGACGTGGATGTTCTTCCTCGGAGGCGACGCCGAAGGCAAGGAGATGGTGGCGAGGGAGCTCGCCAACCTCGTCTTTGGGTCACGCAAGAACTTCATGTCCATCAGATTCGGTGCGtcctcgccgtcctcctccggctCCTCCGAGGAGCAATGGAGTAAAAGGCCACGGACGTCTCCCGCCGGTGAGCTGGCCTACCTAGAACGGCTCTATGAGGCTATCTCCGAGAACCCGCACCGCGTCATTCTCTTGGAGGACGTCGAGCAGGCGGACCGGAACTGCACGCTCAGCATCAAGGAGGCGATCGAGAGCGGGGTGGTGCGGAACcacgccggcgacgaggtcggTGTGGCCGATGCCATCATCATCCTGAGCTGCGAGAGCTTCGACGCCAGGTCTAGAGCTTGCTCGCCACCGACCAAGCGGATGAAGGTAGAGATGAATGAGGCCAAGGAGGAGCAGACAAGTGACCATGAGCACAACGAAGCTGGCGCGTCCTCATCGTCTCCTTGCTTTGATTTGAACGTCAACGTGGAGAGTGATCAGGCGGATGAGCGGAATTTCGGTGATGTCTGTCTGCTCACGGCCGTCGACAGGACGCTATTTTTCAGAAGGCGGGAGAACTTATGA